One Paraburkholderia phytofirmans OLGA172 genomic window carries:
- a CDS encoding YebC/PmpR family DNA-binding transcriptional regulator, with the protein MAGHSKWANIKHKKAAADAKRGKVWTRLIKEIQVAARMGGGDIDSNPRLRLAVEKAYDANMPKDNVNRAIQRGVGGVDGANYEEIRYEGYGIGGAAVIVDTMTDNRTRTVADVRHAFSKNGGNMGTDGSVSFMFDHVGQFLFAPGTPEDKLMEAALEAGADDVVTNEDGSIEVLCPPNDFPKVKAALEAAGFKAEVAEVTMKPQTEVEFTGDDAVKMQKLLDALENLDDVQEVYTNAAIADE; encoded by the coding sequence ATGGCGGGTCATTCGAAATGGGCCAACATCAAGCATAAAAAAGCAGCGGCAGACGCCAAGCGCGGCAAGGTCTGGACGCGGCTCATCAAGGAAATTCAGGTGGCAGCCCGCATGGGCGGCGGTGACATCGACTCGAACCCCCGTCTGCGGCTCGCCGTCGAAAAGGCGTACGACGCAAACATGCCGAAAGATAACGTCAACCGTGCGATCCAGCGCGGTGTGGGCGGTGTCGATGGCGCAAACTACGAAGAAATCCGCTACGAAGGCTACGGCATCGGCGGCGCGGCGGTGATCGTCGACACGATGACCGACAACCGCACCCGTACGGTGGCGGACGTGCGTCACGCGTTCTCGAAGAACGGCGGCAACATGGGCACGGACGGCTCGGTGTCGTTCATGTTCGATCACGTCGGCCAGTTCCTGTTCGCGCCCGGCACGCCTGAAGACAAGCTGATGGAAGCCGCGCTCGAAGCCGGCGCTGACGACGTCGTCACGAACGAAGACGGAAGTATCGAAGTGCTGTGCCCGCCGAACGATTTCCCGAAGGTGAAGGCCGCGCTTGAAGCTGCGGGCTTCAAGGCCGAAGTGGCCGAGGTGACGATGAAACCTCAGACGGAAGTCGAATTCACGGGCGACGACGCCGTGAAAATGCAGAAGCTGCTCGACGCGCTGGAAAATCTGGACGACGTGCAGGAAGTCTATACAAACGCCGCGATCGCCGACGAATGA
- the upp gene encoding uracil phosphoribosyltransferase: MTQDSRFPNLFILDHPLIQHKLSHMRDRDTSTRTFRELLREITLLMGYEITRNLPMTTRRLTTPLVEIDAPVIAGKKLAIVPVLRAGIGMSDGLLELVPSARVGHIGVYRAEDHRPVEYLVRLPDLEDRVFILCDPMVATGYSAVHAVDVLKRRNVAAENIMFLALVAAPEGVQVFQDAHPDVKLYVASLDSHLNEHAYIVPGLGDAGDRLFGTKN, encoded by the coding sequence ATGACTCAGGACAGCCGTTTTCCCAATCTTTTCATCCTCGATCACCCGTTGATCCAGCACAAGCTGTCGCATATGCGCGACCGGGACACCTCGACCCGCACGTTCCGCGAACTGCTGCGCGAGATCACCCTGCTGATGGGCTACGAAATCACCCGCAACCTGCCGATGACCACGCGCCGCCTCACCACGCCGCTGGTGGAAATCGACGCGCCGGTGATCGCCGGCAAGAAACTGGCGATCGTGCCGGTGCTGCGGGCCGGCATCGGCATGTCGGACGGCCTGCTGGAGCTGGTGCCGTCGGCGCGTGTGGGCCACATCGGCGTGTATCGTGCCGAGGACCATCGCCCGGTCGAGTATCTGGTGCGCCTGCCGGATCTGGAAGACCGTGTGTTCATTCTGTGCGATCCGATGGTCGCGACCGGTTATTCGGCCGTGCACGCGGTGGACGTGCTCAAGCGCCGCAACGTGGCCGCCGAGAACATCATGTTCCTCGCGCTGGTGGCGGCCCCGGAAGGCGTGCAGGTGTTCCAGGACGCGCATCCGGACGTCAAGCTGTATGTGGCGTCGCTCGATTCGCACCTGAACGAGCACGCGTACATCGTGCCGGGTCTCGGCGACGCCGGCGACCGCCTGTTCGGCACGAAAAACTGA
- a CDS encoding SDR family oxidoreductase translates to MDMGIAGRTALVCAASKGLGRGCAEALAAEGVNLTIVARTAETLEATAAEIRKQSGVEVKTVACDITTPEGRAAALAACPQPDILVNNAGGPPPGDFRNFTHEDWIRALESNMLTPIELIRATIDGMSERGYGRIVNITSSAVKAPIDVLGLSNGARSGLTGFVAGLARSKVAATGVTINNLLPGLFDTDRIATTFAAQAKAQNISVDDARAQRMKTIPAGRFGNRDEFGRACAFLCSVHAGYITGQNWLVDGGAYPGTF, encoded by the coding sequence ATGGACATGGGAATCGCAGGACGCACCGCGCTGGTTTGCGCGGCTAGCAAGGGACTGGGGCGCGGCTGCGCGGAAGCGCTGGCAGCCGAAGGCGTCAACCTGACGATCGTCGCCCGTACGGCGGAAACGCTGGAGGCGACCGCCGCCGAGATTCGCAAGCAGAGCGGCGTCGAAGTGAAAACAGTGGCATGCGACATCACTACGCCCGAAGGGCGCGCCGCGGCGCTCGCCGCCTGTCCGCAGCCGGACATTCTGGTCAACAACGCCGGCGGGCCGCCGCCGGGCGATTTTCGCAATTTCACGCACGAAGACTGGATTCGCGCGCTGGAGAGCAACATGCTGACGCCGATCGAGCTAATCCGCGCGACCATCGACGGGATGAGCGAGCGCGGCTATGGGCGCATCGTCAACATCACGAGCTCGGCGGTCAAGGCGCCGATCGACGTGCTTGGCCTGTCCAACGGTGCGCGCTCGGGGCTGACCGGCTTCGTCGCGGGACTTGCACGCAGCAAGGTGGCCGCCACGGGCGTGACGATCAACAACCTGTTGCCGGGGCTGTTCGACACCGACCGCATCGCCACCACCTTCGCGGCGCAAGCCAAGGCGCAAAACATTTCCGTCGACGATGCGCGCGCGCAGCGCATGAAGACGATCCCCGCCGGCCGTTTCGGCAATCGCGATGAATTCGGCCGCGCCTGTGCGTTCCTGTGCAGCGTGCATGCCGGCTACATCACCGGCCAGAACTGGCTGGTCGACGGCGGCGCTTACCCCGGTACGTTCTGA
- a CDS encoding methylglyoxal synthase gives MTTRIALIAHDHKKDDIVKLAGEYVDTLRRCEIVATGTTGTRIGDTHGLTVERMLSGPHGGDLQIGAQLAEGRVDMVIFLRDPMTPQPHEPDINALVRACDVHNIPCATNISTARMILDVLTLRLTQQI, from the coding sequence ATGACCACCCGCATTGCGCTGATCGCGCACGATCACAAGAAAGACGACATCGTCAAACTGGCCGGCGAATACGTCGATACGCTCAGGCGCTGCGAGATTGTCGCGACCGGCACGACTGGCACGCGCATCGGCGACACGCATGGCCTCACGGTCGAGCGCATGTTGTCAGGCCCGCATGGCGGCGACCTGCAGATCGGCGCGCAACTCGCGGAAGGGCGGGTGGACATGGTGATTTTCCTGCGCGACCCGATGACGCCGCAGCCGCACGAACCGGACATCAACGCGCTGGTGCGCGCCTGCGACGTTCACAACATCCCGTGCGCCACCAACATTTCGACTGCGCGAATGATTCTCGACGTGCTGACCTTGCGTCTCACGCAGCAGATCTAG
- a CDS encoding quinone oxidoreductase family protein gives MVKAIRFDKTGGPEVMKWVDVDVGEPGAGEIRIKQNAVGLNYIDVYFRTGLYPLPLPGGIGMEAAGEVTAVGAGVTAFKAGDRVAYVARPPGAYIQERVLPAAQVIKVPDALSDEQAASVMLQGLTAQYLLRRTYPVKAGETILIQAAAGGVGLLACQWAKALGATVIGTVGSDEKAEIAKAHGCDHPIVYTRENFTRRVREITNGAGVPVVYDSIGKDTFTGSLDCLAPLGMFVSFGNASGPLPPIDSSEFAGRGSLFFTRPTLFTYIAKRSDYEAMSSELFDVLVSGKVKTSINQRYALADVGRAHADLEGRRTTGSTILLP, from the coding sequence ATGGTCAAAGCAATCCGATTCGACAAAACCGGCGGCCCGGAGGTGATGAAATGGGTCGACGTCGATGTGGGCGAGCCGGGTGCGGGCGAGATCCGCATCAAACAGAACGCGGTTGGGCTGAACTATATCGACGTGTATTTCCGCACGGGCTTGTACCCGCTGCCGTTGCCGGGTGGCATCGGTATGGAGGCGGCGGGTGAAGTCACCGCGGTCGGCGCGGGTGTGACCGCTTTCAAAGCGGGCGATCGCGTGGCATACGTGGCGCGTCCGCCTGGGGCATACATCCAGGAGCGTGTGTTGCCGGCGGCCCAGGTGATCAAGGTGCCGGACGCGCTGAGCGACGAGCAGGCGGCCTCCGTCATGCTGCAAGGGCTGACCGCGCAGTACCTGCTGCGCCGTACCTATCCCGTGAAGGCCGGCGAGACGATTCTGATTCAGGCCGCAGCCGGCGGCGTCGGTCTGCTGGCTTGCCAATGGGCGAAGGCGCTCGGCGCAACGGTGATCGGCACGGTTGGCTCCGACGAGAAAGCCGAAATCGCCAAAGCCCACGGCTGCGACCATCCAATCGTTTATACGCGCGAAAACTTCACCAGGCGCGTGCGCGAGATCACCAATGGCGCGGGTGTGCCGGTGGTGTACGACTCGATCGGTAAAGACACGTTTACGGGCTCGCTCGACTGCCTCGCTCCGCTCGGCATGTTCGTGAGCTTCGGCAATGCGTCGGGACCGTTGCCGCCGATCGATTCGTCGGAGTTCGCCGGACGCGGTTCGCTGTTCTTCACGCGCCCCACACTCTTTACCTATATCGCCAAACGCAGCGACTACGAGGCGATGTCCTCGGAGTTGTTCGACGTGCTGGTGTCGGGCAAGGTGAAGACGAGCATCAATCAGCGCTACGCGTTGGCGGATGTGGGCAGGGCTCACGCCGATCTCGAGGGACGCCGCACCACGGGCTCGACGATTCTGCTGCCGTAA
- the kdpF gene encoding K(+)-transporting ATPase subunit F yields the protein MTWILWLSGAATALLFAYLVYALLRAEDIE from the coding sequence ATGACCTGGATTCTGTGGCTATCAGGCGCTGCTACTGCGCTGCTGTTCGCTTACCTCGTCTATGCGCTGCTGCGCGCGGAGGACATTGAATGA
- the kdpA gene encoding potassium-transporting ATPase subunit KdpA, translating to MNSNNVLQTVIFLVVLLAAAVPVARYLTRVMDGTSRVVRFGGPLERVLYRIAGVDSSTEMSWKHYAIATIAFNVLGVLVLYLLLRVQGWLPGNPQAFGPMSVDGAFNTAVSFVTNTNWQDYTPEQTAGYLTQMLGLTVQNFLSAATGIVVVIALIRGFARHTAKTIGNFWVDITRVTLYVLLPMSVIVAGLLMSQGVIQNFKAYQDVPTLQTTTYAAPKLDAQGNPVKDAKGNAVTVDTKVTTQTIAMGPVASQEAIKMLGTNGGGFFNANSAHPYENPTPFSNFLQIFSMLIIPAALALVFGRMISDRKQGIAVLAVMTIAFAACVVGEISAEQAGNPTLTSLNVDQSANALQSGGNMEGKETRFGIAQSGIFTVATTAASCGAIDNTHDSLTPLGGLYPMLLIQLGEVIFGGVGSGMYGMLVFAMLAVFVAGLMIGRTPEYVGKKIEAYEMKMVSIVVLLTPLLVLVGTSIAVLSDAGKAGIANPGAHGFSEILYAFSSAANNNGSAFAGLTVSTPFYNWLTAIAMWFGRFGSLIPVLAIAGSLAAKKRLAVTGGTLPTHGPLFVVLLLGTVLLVGALTYVPALALGPGVEHLMMIAGH from the coding sequence ATGAACTCCAACAATGTCCTGCAAACGGTCATTTTTCTGGTCGTGCTGCTCGCGGCCGCAGTGCCCGTTGCCCGCTATCTGACGCGCGTGATGGACGGCACCTCTCGCGTGGTCCGCTTCGGCGGTCCGCTCGAACGTGTGCTGTACCGTATCGCGGGAGTCGACTCGTCGACGGAAATGAGCTGGAAGCATTACGCCATCGCCACGATCGCGTTCAACGTGCTCGGCGTGCTGGTCCTGTACCTCCTGTTGCGTGTTCAAGGCTGGCTGCCGGGCAACCCGCAAGCCTTCGGTCCGATGTCGGTGGACGGTGCCTTCAATACGGCTGTCAGCTTCGTCACCAACACCAACTGGCAGGACTACACGCCTGAGCAGACCGCCGGCTATCTGACGCAGATGCTTGGCCTGACGGTGCAGAACTTCCTGTCCGCTGCCACCGGCATCGTCGTGGTGATCGCGCTGATCCGCGGTTTCGCACGTCATACGGCGAAGACCATCGGTAACTTCTGGGTCGACATCACGCGGGTGACGCTGTACGTGCTGCTGCCGATGTCGGTGATCGTCGCTGGTTTGCTGATGAGCCAGGGCGTGATCCAGAACTTCAAGGCGTATCAGGACGTGCCGACCCTGCAGACCACCACCTATGCCGCACCGAAGCTCGATGCGCAAGGCAACCCGGTGAAGGATGCGAAGGGTAACGCAGTGACGGTCGACACCAAGGTGACGACCCAGACCATCGCAATGGGCCCGGTGGCGTCGCAGGAAGCGATCAAGATGCTCGGCACCAACGGTGGTGGCTTCTTCAACGCGAACTCGGCACACCCGTACGAAAACCCGACGCCGTTCAGCAACTTCCTGCAGATCTTTTCGATGCTGATCATCCCGGCGGCGCTGGCCCTGGTGTTCGGCCGGATGATCTCGGACCGCAAGCAGGGTATTGCTGTCCTTGCCGTGATGACGATCGCATTCGCTGCTTGCGTGGTGGGTGAAATCAGCGCGGAGCAGGCCGGCAACCCGACCCTGACCTCGCTGAACGTCGACCAGTCCGCCAACGCGCTGCAGTCGGGCGGCAATATGGAAGGCAAGGAAACGCGCTTCGGTATCGCGCAGTCGGGCATCTTCACCGTCGCCACGACGGCGGCATCGTGCGGTGCAATCGACAACACGCACGACTCGCTGACCCCGCTCGGCGGCCTTTACCCGATGCTGCTGATCCAGTTGGGCGAAGTGATCTTCGGCGGCGTGGGCTCCGGTATGTACGGGATGCTCGTGTTCGCCATGCTCGCGGTGTTCGTCGCAGGCCTGATGATCGGTCGCACGCCTGAATATGTCGGCAAGAAGATTGAAGCGTACGAGATGAAGATGGTGTCGATCGTCGTGCTGCTCACGCCGCTGCTGGTGCTCGTGGGTACCTCGATCGCGGTGCTGAGCGATGCGGGCAAGGCGGGTATCGCCAACCCCGGTGCACACGGCTTCTCGGAAATTCTCTACGCGTTCAGCTCGGCTGCGAACAACAACGGTAGCGCGTTTGCTGGCCTGACGGTGAGCACGCCGTTCTACAACTGGTTGACCGCGATCGCGATGTGGTTTGGCCGCTTCGGCTCGCTGATTCCGGTGCTGGCGATTGCCGGCTCGCTGGCGGCGAAGAAACGCCTGGCTGTCACCGGCGGCACGCTGCCTACGCATGGTCCGCTGTTCGTGGTGTTGCTGCTTGGCACCGTGCTGCTCGTCGGCGCACTGACTTATGTGCCTGCGCTCGCTCTCGGCCCCGGCGTCGAGCATCTGATGATGATCGCCGGCCATTGA